In Quadrisphaera sp. RL12-1S, the genomic stretch TACCGACCCTCAGTGCTGCTGGCCGCCCACGTGCGCACCCGCGACGGGGTCTGCATCTCCCCGGTCTGCCACCACAGCGCCCGCGCCGGGGCCACCCAGCTGGACCACACCACCGCCTGGGGCTCCTCGACCCCCACCCGCCTGCGCGGAGGACTCACCCAAGCCGGCAACCTCGGCTGCATCTGCCAGCGCTGGCACACCGCCAAGACCCACGGCGGCTGGGACCTGACCCAGCCCAGCCCCGGCACCTTCACCTGGACCTCACCGACCGGACGGGTCTACCACCGCAGCGCCACCCCACTGCTGCCCGACCTCACCGACGTCCTGGACTGACCATCGCCTCGAGTCCCCGGACCACCGCAGCCGACCGCACCTCTCCGGCCGGGCCGCGCGGGCCCGGGTCCCTCGAGCGCTGTCACGCTCAGCAGGCCTGGAGCTCGCAGAGCCGGGCGCTCAGACCGGTCACCCCCGGGCGCAGCACCACGCGACCGGGTCACGTCCCCTGTAGTGGTGTAGATCGTTCTCACCGTGCGGGGTCAGCTGGTGGGGATCATGCCGTCATGGCGGCTCCGGTGTCGATGCTGGTGCCGCCTGCCGTGACGGTACCGGTGGTGGCCGGCAGGGCTGCGATGTTGGTGCCGTTCAGCGCCGCCATCGACGCCTCCGACAGGTAGCGCCGATCGCCGGCGGCCCACTCATCGTGGGCCTCGATCAGCACACAGCTGGTCAGGCGCAGCAGGGCTGCGTCGTTGGGGAAGACCCCGACGACGTCGGTGCGGCGCTTGACCTCCTTGTTCAACCGCTCCAAGGGGTTGGTCGACCAGATCTTCTTCCAGTGCGCCGCGGGGAAGCCGGTGCTGATGATCGGAACGCCAGCACGTCCTCGCGGGCGCCGTCCATCACCGCGGCCACCTTGGGGTGGGTGGCTTGGAAGCTGGCCGCGACGTGGTCCCACTGCGCGGTGACGCCGGCTGCGGTCGGCTGGGCGAACACCGTCCTGTAGGCGGCGGTGACGACCTCACCGTCGGCCTTGGCCACGTGGGCCAGCAGGTTGCGAGCGAAGTGCACCCTGCACCGTTGCCAGCTGGCTCCGGACATGGCCTTGGTGATCGCCTTCTTCAGGCCCTCGTGGGCGTCGCTGATCACCAGCGCCACCCCGGACAGCCCCCGGCGCTTCAGGGACGTCAGGAACGCCTTCCAGAACACCTCCTCCTCGGAGTCACCGACGTCGACGCCGAGGACCTCACGGTGACCTTCGGCGGTGACGCCGGTGGCGATGACCACCGCGCGACTGACGACGCGGTGGCCGACGCGGGCCTTGCAGTAGGTGGCGTCCAAGAACACGTACGGGTAGCTGGTCTCACCGAGGGGTCGGTCGCGGAAGGCAGCCACCTCGACATCGAGGTCGGCGCAGATCCTGCTGACCTCGCTCTTGCTGATCCCAGACGCCACCCCGAGGGCGGCGACGAGGTCGTCGACCTTCCTGGTGGACACCCCATGGACGTAGACCTCAGCGGCAACGGCGAACAGCGCCTGGTCGATGCGGCGGCGCCGCTCTAACAGGGAGGGGTAGAAGGAGCCGGTGCGCAGCTTCGGTAGGCGCAGGTTCAGGTCCCCGGCGGTGGTCGAGAAGGTCTTGGGTCGGGTGCCGTTGCGCAGCGCGGTTCGCTCATCGGTGCGCTCGTAGCGTCCGGCGCCGATCACCGCGCCGGCTTCGGCGTCGATGAGCTTTTGCAGGGCGTCTTCGGTGATGCGGCGGATCCGGTCGTTCTCGGTCGTGTCGTGCAGTTCCGCCAGCAGGGTCAGCAGGGCAGAGTGGTCGTTGGTCATCGCGCGTTGTGTCCTTTGGCGTGAGTTCCTTGGCGGGTTCTCACTGACCATCGCGCGGTGACCGCTCAACTTGATCGTCTGTGGGCCGTCGATGTGGACGGCCGCGTGGATCACCGGGAGCGGATCCGGGATCTACACCACTTCACGGGACATGACTCGCGACCGCACCCGCCACCAGAGCCGCCGCCGTCGTCGTCACGCGACGAAGTCCAGGTGGGGAGGACACGGGGGTAGAGCTCCGCGAGGTCCGCCGTTCCCCCACCCAGCAGCTCCAGGGTGATCTCGGCGTCGGCATCGCCGCGGTGCCACACGGCCACGACGGTGCGTCCGTCTGCGTCGAGCCGGAGCGCGACGGCACCGCCGTCCCACTGCGGGTGGCTGCGTCCCTCGGGACCCGAACGCCGTCTGCCGGTCGGTGGTGGAGTCGGCCAGGCCGGTGTTCCCGAACAGCGGCGTCACGCTCCAGCGGAACTCGGCCACCTGCTCGCAGCGCCCGGTGTGCAGCCGCAGCGCCAGCGGGTCGGTGCCAGCGGGCAGCACGGCGCCGGTCGCCAGCGTGGACACCGCCTGGATCACCACCGATCCGCCGCCGGTGAACCGCGTGCTCACCTCGAGGCCCGTGGCCTCGTCGCGCTGGACGACGACGAGGACGCGCGCGTCCTCGTCGTCGTCCTGGGCCTCCTCGCGGTGGGAGGCGTGGCGCAGGCGCCGCCCGACCCCGGTGTCGGTGAGCCTCGGCCCCGTGCGGGCCCGACCGTCACCGGTGAGGAGCACCTCGACGAGCGGCTGCGTCGCACCCGTCGGCCGGGTGCGGCCGGGCGCCGAGACCCACCAGCCGGACCGGTGCCTCGTCGCTGTGGCTGAGCACCAGCTCCAGCGCACCGGTCGACCAGCGGGTCACGGTCGCCCCTGGGTCAGGCCGACAGCGCCGGGATGACCTGCTGCTCGAACAGCTCCACGCCGGAGGTGTCCGTGGCGATCTCGGGGAAGTAGACGATCGGGTAGGTCATGCCAGCCGCCACGAGCGGGCGCAGGTTCTCGACGATCTGCTCGGGCGTGCCGACGGTGATGGACTCGTCGTAGGACTTTGCCACCTCCGCCTGCGCCACCTCGGCGCCCACGCGCTGCGTGAGGCGGTCGAGGATCCACGCGCGGCGGTCAGCCACCTCCTCCTCGGTCTCGGCCACGATGACGTTGTAGTTGGCCGAGCGGGTGATGGCCGAGTAGTCGGTGCCGAGGTCCTCGCAATGGCCCTGGAGCACCTGCGACTTGTGCTGGAAGCCCTCGAGGTCTCCGGAGAAGTTCGTGTACTGGGCGTGCTGGGCGGCGATGCGCAGCGTCTTCTTCTCGCCACCGCCGGCGATCCACAGCGGGATGCCGCCCTCCTGCAGGGGCAGCGGGTTGCACAGGGCGCCGTCGGTCGAGTACTGGCTGCCGGAGAAGGTGGACGTGCCGGTGGTCCAGAGCTGCTTGAAGATCTCCACGCCGTCGGCGAGCTGCGCCAGGCGCTCGCCGGCGCGCGGGAAGCCGTAGCCGTAGGCGCGCCACTCGTGCTCGTACCAGCCGGCGCCGATGCCCATCTCGACGCGGCCGCCGGAGACCACGTCCACGGTGGCGGCGACCTTGGCCAGGTAGGCGGGG encodes the following:
- a CDS encoding TIGR03560 family F420-dependent LLM class oxidoreductase; the encoded protein is MRFGLFVPQGWRLDLVGLEPADHWRAMRSVAQLADREGTPWESVWVYDHFHPVPSPTDDAVHEAWTLMAALAAATDRVRLGQMCTCMDYRNPAYLAKVAATVDVVSGGRVEMGIGAGWYEHEWRAYGYGFPRAGERLAQLADGVEIFKQLWTTGTSTFSGSQYSTDGALCNPLPLQEGGIPLWIAGGGEKKTLRIAAQHAQYTNFSGDLEGFQHKSQVLQGHCEDLGTDYSAITRSANYNVIVAETEEEVADRRAWILDRLTQRVGAEVAQAEVAKSYDESITVGTPEQIVENLRPLVAAGMTYPIVYFPEIATDTSGVELFEQQVIPALSA